From the Thermococcus celericrescens genome, the window TCGATGCCGTCGTCCTTCCAGAAGTGGTAGTAGTCTATGAGGTCGTGAAGGGTCACGAGGGTTTCGTCCTCCTTGAAGGGACCGCTCCTCGTTCTCCTCAGCTCGGCCATGTGCGCTCCAACCCCAAGGGCGAGGCCGATATGATGGATGAGCGACCTGATGTAGGTTCCTGCCTCGACTCCAACGCGGAAGAGCACGTCCTTGCCGTCTATCTCAAGTATCTCGATGTAGTAGATCTTTCTCGTCCTCAGCCTTCTCTTGACCGCGCTCCTCAGGGGCGGCCTCTGGATTATCTCGCCCTCGAACTCCCTCATCACGGCGCGGATTTTGTTCTCCGGGACGTCGCCGTGGAGGTGCATCAGAGCCACATACTCCTTTCCGGCGGGCAGGAGGGCCTGAACCACCCTCGTGCCCCTCTCAAGAGCGACCGGAAGAACCCCGCTGACCTTGGGGTCGAGGGTTCCCCCGTGGCCGGCCTTGTTCAGGTCGAAGAGCCTCTTGATCCAGGCAACGACCTCATGGCTCGTCGGCCCGGGGGGCTTGTCGAGGTTTATTATGCCGAACTGCATGTGCATCTCCATGGGCCTCTTCTCCGGCGGGAAGCCCCACTTGGGGTTGGTCTCGGCCTTGTCGTCTCTAATGAGGACCTCTCGCCTTATGTCCGCCGGCAAAATTCTCCTAACTTCGTCCCTCGCCATGAGCATCACCTCAGGGATCTTCCAATGCTTCAATAAATTCCTCTTTATCGATTCCGGCAAGCCGGAGCACTCCGAGCAACGTCCCAGCCTTAAGCTCCCGGTGAAGGGGAACAACGGTTCCAATTTTCCTTCCATCGACATATTTAACCAAAACCACGTGGCTGCCCCTCTGACGGGAGGCCTGAAAGCCAAACTTTGATACCAACACTTTAACTACCTCTTCACCCGAGAGCCTTGGCAATCTGGACATTGAAATCGCCCACGAGCCTTATCTTCTCAAGCTGCTTCCTCATCTCTGGGAACTCTTCAAGGTAAAGCTCAACGGCCTCTTTAAGGTTTCTGAGGGCCTCTTCGATCGTCTTCCCCTGTGTGGTCACGCCCGTGAAAACCTCCCGGACGATGTAGACTCCCTCATCCTCCCAGATGACCGCGTGAATGTTCACAATTATCACCCACTAAGGTTTGTTGAACAATCCCTTATAAATCCGACTAATAGCCAGCAGGTTTAATCATCAGGAACAGAAAATGTTAAATCATGCAAAATAGTACCAACTCAGGGGGGACAGTGCAAAGGAAACTGGTCGCGGCTCTGGCCATTGTGGTCATACTCACAGCAGTATTTTTTGGGCAGTGGTACTGTC encodes:
- a CDS encoding RNA-guided pseudouridylation complex pseudouridine synthase subunit Cbf5 produces the protein MARDEVRRILPADIRREVLIRDDKAETNPKWGFPPEKRPMEMHMQFGIINLDKPPGPTSHEVVAWIKRLFDLNKAGHGGTLDPKVSGVLPVALERGTRVVQALLPAGKEYVALMHLHGDVPENKIRAVMREFEGEIIQRPPLRSAVKRRLRTRKIYYIEILEIDGKDVLFRVGVEAGTYIRSLIHHIGLALGVGAHMAELRRTRSGPFKEDETLVTLHDLIDYYHFWKDDGIEEYFRKAIQPMEKAVEHLPKVWIRDSAVAAVTYGADLAVPGIVKLNKGIKRGDLVAVMTLKDELVALGKATMTSGEMLQRSKGIAVDVDKVFMPRDWYPKLW
- a CDS encoding type II toxin-antitoxin system HicA family toxin, yielding MSRLPRLSGEEVVKVLVSKFGFQASRQRGSHVVLVKYVDGRKIGTVVPLHRELKAGTLLGVLRLAGIDKEEFIEALEDP
- a CDS encoding type II toxin-antitoxin system HicB family antitoxin; the protein is MIIVNIHAVIWEDEGVYIVREVFTGVTTQGKTIEEALRNLKEAVELYLEEFPEMRKQLEKIRLVGDFNVQIAKALG